The Megachile rotundata isolate GNS110a chromosome 3, iyMegRotu1, whole genome shotgun sequence genome includes a window with the following:
- the LOC100881172 gene encoding L-lactate dehydrogenase A-like 6A, which yields MAVPKKKLLDTSWNTATFLLTKQPEDYVDGHRVKIVIVGSGYTGVAVGIAILFKRLASELVFIDANEDLAKAEAEDISHAATFLGNPKIIGTKDYSLARDATVCVITVGDKSTNEQDDNTLLEQNLNIFKEVIPNVCKYAPNSVLLVVTSPVNILSFAAMKLSGFPPHRVVGLGTFLDSCRFQYFIAQKLGISAKAVQASIICENGPTSVPIWSAVTVMGIKLKDINKNIGTKTDPEAWSELHSKVIDSDSDLIARKGYRCWGIGVCAAEVVDAIVRNTCICITVSTYLKGCRHGLDKDVYMSLPCIVGRDGVQTFLRYPYTPEEQEQTEASCRTIYETQKTILQTLE from the exons ATGGCGGTACCGAAAAAGAAGTTATTGGACACCAGCTGGAACACCGCGACTTTCTTGCTTACTAAACAACCGGAAGATTACGTGGACGGTCATCGGGTGAAAATCGTTATTGTTGGCAGTGGTTACACGGGAGTCGCAGTGGGAATCGCGATACTCTTCAAG CGGTTGGCCTCTGAGCTGGTGTTCATAGACGCGAACGAGGATCTGGCCAAGGCGGAGGCGGAAGATATTAGTCATGCGGCAACGTTTCTAGGCAATCCGAAGATCATTGGCACCAAAG ATTACTCGTTGGCCAGAGACGCTACGGTCTGCGTGATTACCGTGGGTGACAAGTCGACGAACGAGCAGGATGACAATACTTTGCTGGAACAGAATTTGAATATCTTCAAGGAGGTTATACCTAATGTCTGCAAATATGCACCGAACAGCGTACTCTTGGTCGTGACATCGCCAG TGAATATACTGTCGTTCGCAGCCATGAAACTGTCCGGTTTCCCACCGCATCGCGTGGTAGGTCTCGGAACATTCTTAGACAGCTGCAGGTTTCAATACTTCATTGCACAGAAGCTTGGAATTTCGGCGAAAGCGGTGCAGGCGTCTATAATCTGTGAAAACGGACCCACATCGG TACCTATCTGGTCCGCCGTAACCGTAATGGGCATCAAACTGAAAGACATCAATAAGAATATCGGTACCAAGACGGATCCCGAAGCGTGGAGTGAGCTGCACTCGAAAGTAATCGACAGCGACAGCGATCTTATCGCGAGAAAGGGTTATCGATGCTGGGGAATTGGCGTCTGTGCTGCCGAAGTTGTGGACGCCATCGTACGGAACACCTGCATTTGCATCACCGTATCTACCTACCTAAAG GGTTGTCGACACGGTCTAGACAAAGACGTCTACATGTCCTTGCCCTGCATAGTTGGCAGAGACGGAGTACAGACCTTCCTGCGTTATCCATACACTCCAGAAGAACAGGAACAGACAGAAGCATCGTGTCGAACGATCTACGAGACTCAAAAGACGATCCTCCAAACGCTGGAATAA
- the LOC100881284 gene encoding L-lactate dehydrogenase, which produces MTSIKARLLSTVVQPISTGRNKITVVGVGQVGMACAFTLLTNNVSSEVALVDVMADKLKGEMMDLQHGSAFLKNAKINASTDYASTANSSLCIVTAGARQREGETRLDLVQRNADIFKGIIPQLVRYSPNTILLIVSNPVDILTYVAWKLSGLPKNRVIGSGTNLDSARFRFLLSQKLNVAPTSCHGWIIGEHGDTSVPIWSGVNVAGVRLRDLNDKVGTPEDPEHWSDLHKQVVDSAYEVIKLKGYTSWAIGLSVSNLASAILRNSNQVHAVSTLVQGYHGIDKEVFLSLPCTLGEGGVTCVVQQKFTQDELNRLQSSANAMNDVQQGLKF; this is translated from the exons ATGACTTCCATAAAGGCCAGGTTATTGAGCACGGTGGTGCAACCGATCTCCACTGGAAGAAACAAGATCACCGTAGTCGGTGTTGGTCAAGTAGGAATGGCTTGTGCTTTCACTCTTCTGACAAAC AACGTGTCCAGCGAAGTCGCCCTCGTGGACGTGATGGCGGACAAGTTGAAAGGTGAAATGATGGACTTGCAACACGGTAGCGCGTTTTTGAAAAACGCTAAAATTAACGCGAGCACGGACTACGCCTCCACGGCTAACTCGAGCTTGTGCATCGTGACGGCTGGTGCCCGTCAAAGAGAAGGCGAAACTAGGCTAGATCTGGTTCAACGTAACGCAGACATTTTCAAAGGCATCATTCCTCAGCTGGTCAGATATAGCCCGAACACGATCCTCCTGATCGTTTCGAACCCGGTAGACATTTTGACCTACGTGGCATGGAAACTGTCTGGCTTGCCAAAGAATCGCGTGATCGGCAGCGGCACCAATTTGGATTCGGCCCGATTCCGTTTCCTCTTATCGCAGAAATTGAACGTAGCTCCCACATCTTGCCACGGCTGGATTATCGGCGAACACGGTGACACGAGCG TGCCGATATGGTCGGGAGTGAACGTAGCTGGTGTAAGGCTGCGCGATCTGAACGACAAAGTTGGTACCCCCGAAGACCCGGAACACTGGAGCGACTTGCACAAGCAAGTAGTCGACAGTGCATACGAAGTGATCAAACTAAAAGGCTACACATCCTGGGCTATCGGCCTCAGTGTGTCCAACCTAGCCTCCGCCATATTGAGAAACTCTAACCAAGTTCATGCGGTATCTACCTTGGTCCAA GGATACCACGGAATCGACAAAGAAGTATTCCTCTCGCTGCCATGCACGTTAGGCGAAGGAGGTGTCACATGCGTCGTCCAACAAAAGTTCACGCAAGACGAATTGAACCGTTTACAGAGTTCAGCGAACGCGATGAACGACGTTCAACAAGGCTTAAAGTTCTAA
- the LOC100877589 gene encoding L-lactate dehydrogenase, with product MVLSHICSSCSLRIHLRRTIGVISRRHMGMSRFRRTLPPTLLKDIFSGNKAKKKFPSADFGKDASAGSDLQRAVSFVQPCLKEELLCKYSEPVRDCCHKVTIVGAGMVGVAIANAIIFQKVSPHVAIVDAFPKKLEGEGMDYSHGSVYLEDPRIDYDTDFCISSNSKVVILAAGVRQVKGETRLDLVKRNTEILKNIVPPLVNYSPNAVFLIVSNPVDILAWVTWRVSGLPANQVIGSGTHLDSARFRYLIADRLEIAPSAVQAYIVGEHGDSQVPLWSGVNVAGVQFRDILPNIGLETDEERWNEIAKEVIRLGPTVRCLKGYSNTAIGLSTADIVKNILTNTQRVLPISTMIQGHHEVCHEMYLSLPCTLGEQGVTNIIRMRITEHEKKLFQTSANLVYNVQKDIKIS from the exons ATGGTTTTGTCACATATATGCTCGAGTTGTTCGCTACGAATTCATCTGAGACGTACGATAGGTGTAATATCCAGAAGGCACATGGGCATGAGTCGATTTCGTCGAACCTTACCACCAACGTTACTGAAGGACATTTTCAGTGGTAATAAGGCAAAGAAAAAATTTCCATCTGCCGATTTCGGGAAAGATGCCTCCGCTGGATCTGACTTACAGAGAGCGGTCAGTTTCGT ACAGCCTTGTTTAAAGGAAGAGTTGCTGTGCAAATATTCGGAACCGGTGCGAGACTGCTGTCACAAAGTGACAATCGTGGGAGCCGGCATGGTCGGCGTGGCTATCGCGAATGCGATTATCTTCCAG AAAGTTTCCCCTCACGTCGCCATAGTGGATGCATTCCCGAAGAAGCTGGAAGGGGAGGGAATGGATTACAGCCATGGTTCCGTTTATCTAGAAGATCCACGCATCGATTACGACACAG ATTTTTGTATATCGAGCAATTCGAAGGTGGTGATTCTAGCCGCGGGTGTGAGACAGGTAAAAGGTGAAACTCGACTGGACCTGGTGAAACGAAACACTGAGATATTGAAGAACATAGTACCGCCCCTGGTCAACTACAGTCCGAACGCGGTGTTTCTGATCGTCAGTAACCCAG TTGACATTTTGGCGTGGGTTACGTGGAGAGTGAGTGGATTACCGGCTAATCAAGTTATCGGAAGTGGAACTCATCTCGATTCGGCGAGATTTCGTTACTTGATCGCCGATCGTTTGGAAATAGCCCCCAGTGCGGTGCAGGCTTACATCGTGGGCGAACACGGTGACAGTCAGG TTCCACTCTGGTCTGGAGTGAATGTCGCGGGCGTGCAATTTCGTGACATTCTGCCTAACATTGGACTGGAAACGGACGAGGAGAGATGGAACGAAATCGCCAAGGAAGTAATCAGATT GGGACCTACAGTGAGATGTCTGAAAGGATATTCGAATACGGCGATCGGTCTCTCGACAGCCGACATCGTCAAAAATATATTGACCAATACGCAGAGGGTTTTGCCGATTTCAACCATGATCCAA GGTCACCACGAGGTGTGCCACGAGATGTACTTGTCGCTGCCCTGCACCCTCGGCGAGCAGGGAGTCACGAACATCATACGAATGCGTATCACAGAGCACGAGAAGAAATTGTTCCAAACGTCAGCGAATCTTGTGTACAACGTACAAAAGGATATCAAAATATCTTGA